The following are from one region of the Deltaproteobacteria bacterium genome:
- a CDS encoding O-acetyl-ADP-ribose deacetylase, with product MGGNILSKFSILQDDITRLDVDAIVNAANSTLLGGGGVDGAIHRAAGPELLAECREIGGCPPGEARITRGYHLPARHVIHTVGPVYSGSAADGRVLRNCYRNCLEIALRHHLASVAFPAISCGVYGYPVDLAAAIALKASYDFIINNSGIEEIYFVLFSKPVYDEYLRQFQRHLSA from the coding sequence ATGGGCGGAAACATATTGTCTAAATTCAGCATCCTGCAGGACGACATCACCAGGCTCGATGTGGATGCCATCGTCAATGCGGCCAACAGCACGCTTTTAGGGGGCGGAGGGGTGGACGGCGCCATTCACAGAGCCGCGGGGCCGGAACTGTTGGCCGAGTGCCGGGAAATAGGCGGCTGCCCGCCGGGCGAAGCCAGAATAACCCGGGGATACCATCTGCCGGCGCGGCACGTGATCCACACGGTCGGGCCGGTCTACAGCGGTTCCGCAGCCGACGGCCGGGTGCTGCGAAACTGTTACCGCAACTGCCTCGAGATCGCCCTACGGCACCACCTGGCGTCCGTCGCCTTCCCGGCCATCAGCTGTGGGGTTTACGGGTATCCCGTCGACCTGGCGGCCGCAATCGCCCTGAAAGCATCGTATGATTTTATTATCAATAACAGTGGGATAGAAGAAATTTACTTCGTGCTGTTTTCAAAACCCGTCTACGATGAATACCTCCGCCAATTTCAGAGACACCTGTCGGCATAG
- a CDS encoding zinc ribbon domain-containing protein, producing the protein MPIYEFFCQDCNTIFNFFSKTVDTKKRPLCPRCGKRKLTRQVSMFAFTGKATEGGDMDDLPIDESRMEKAMDVLSREVDHIDEDDPRQAANLMRKLTDMTGLKLGPGMSEALERMEKGEDPEQVEAEMGDLLESEDPFVAANAGGRGAAVKRPEPTRDETLYDL; encoded by the coding sequence ATGCCGATCTACGAATTTTTCTGCCAAGACTGCAACACGATTTTCAATTTCTTTTCCAAAACCGTCGATACCAAAAAACGGCCGCTTTGCCCCCGATGCGGCAAGAGAAAACTGACCCGCCAGGTTTCCATGTTCGCCTTTACCGGAAAGGCAACGGAAGGCGGCGACATGGACGACCTGCCCATAGACGAAAGCCGGATGGAAAAAGCCATGGACGTTCTGTCCCGGGAGGTCGACCACATCGATGAGGACGACCCCCGCCAGGCCGCCAATCTCATGCGCAAATTGACCGATATGACCGGTTTGAAGCTGGGGCCCGGCATGAGCGAAGCGCTGGAACGCATGGAAAAAGGGGAAGACCCCGAACAGGTGGAGGCTGAAATGGGCGACCTTTTGGAAAGTGAAGACCCCTTTGTCGCAGCGAACGCCGGCGGCAGGGGTGCCGCCGTCAAAAGGCCCGAACCGACGCGTGACGAAACGCTCTACGATCTGTAA